The genomic interval GGACGTGATGGGGCATGTTATGAGTCCTACATTGGATTATGTGTTTATACGTGGAGATAATCCTCACCTTACAAGCCGATTTTGTAAGATTGAATCAGACCCTACACAAATTCCAAAAAAGTGAAAGTGTCATTGTGCCAATACTGCTAATACAAGTTCAAACTCAAACAATAAGACTAATAATAGCAGATAGCAGGAGCTCAATCTACAATTTTACACAAACACTTTGGTGTACAAATACAAAAGgttaaacatttaatttataccaattcaaaaacattttaataatgGCTATCCTCAAATTGCATAATGCTATTTGAAGACAACTATCTAGCCTAAGATACGTATGCACCCGGGACTCTTCCACTAGACCTATTCAAACTACCAATGTTGTTGGTAATTGTATTTCTCTTAATATGTTCCATTACCTGTAAGTATAGATCAGTAGGTAGTTTCTGCAAGGGCATTGATATGCAGGGACTTAGGTTCAAATATGAGATTCTCGACATCTCCAGACTCAAGGTGTGCGAGTCTAACCACTAAATTACTTGACCCAAAAGAAAGTTCCTTTAATGGAAGTCTTCCAGATGATATTGGTGATCTTGAATTCCTTAATCTCCTTTAGACTTGACCCAAAAATAGCATCGCAAACATCAAAACCATGCCCTAGCACCAAAAGCAACATCACCAACATCAAAATCATTAGTCTCCACATTACCACACCAAATGACATTCACCATCCTAACCGTTCTCCTATAAACAACagaaatcattaaaaaaaatctcaactcataaaaacaaaagaattcagagaaattaaaattttgattatcGCCCCCATTTGCTCTTATATACTGTAAGATCCTGTTAGGTTTCTCAATCTAATCAATAGAGGAAAGGGAGTTTATTCATCTCTGTAGCTTTATTGATAACCAAAATATAAGATACACAACAGAATTCTAACCCGCTCCAACTAGAGCACTCTCTAGTTTACATGTTTCAACAAAGTAAAATCCTAACTCCTATAGGAGGAGTTTGACCCTATTTATAGATCATAGGGCCAGATTACAAATAACAACTCCTAACTAACTAACCTAACTAATACTAACAGCAAACTAGAAGAATTAATTACCCACACATTTCCCTTTTTTTCTGTAATAAACTGTGAAAGTTTTGTTCTTTAAGGAAGGTATATTTTGGTACTAACAATACCATCCACCCCTTAACAACCTTGTCCTCAAAATTGAAGTCAGGAAAGTTCTATTGAATGGTGGCTTGATCCTCCCAAGTAGTCTCCTCCACAGATTTTACTTGCCATTGTATAAGAAGTTGTGGTGTTGGTGTCGCTCTACCTGTTGTCTGTCTTGTACTAAGGATGGCTTCAGGATTCAGAAAAATCCCCGTCAGATTGCAAGTCAGAAGGAAAATCTGGTGTGATGTGATGATGGTTACCCACAACCCTCTTCAATTGAGACACGTGAAAAACTGGATGAATTCAAGCTGAGGCAGGATGTTGCAGCTTAGGAACCCATGCAGACTTTGATGGCAGCACCAACCTTCATTTGTAACATAGTCTGTCCTGCTCCAAAGTATAATAAGGATAAGAGTTAGGGTCCTTTATAAGGTCCTCAATTATCTGCACTAGACCTGGATCAGCATTAACCTCAGCAGTAGGGCAGGAAAATCTTGTCATAATGGTTAAGAAATGACCTTGAGATCCTTATCTTCTTCCCTCCTAGATAAAGCATCAGCtactttattggatgcacccATTTTGTAGATGATATCATAGATATAACACAATAGCTTAGCAAGCCAATTTTGTTGGTTGAGTTGTAATGCGTTTCTCCTGTAGTAATGAGTTATGTCCTTTAAGGAAGGTACTTTTGGGTACTAACAGACCAAAACCCACAAAATCTCTTATTGTCAAAATTAAACTAATGCACAACCCAAATAAGAGGATAACAACAATGAACAGATATCATATCAGGAAGAAAAACTCACATAGAAAGCCTAAAACCAAATGGGGAAAAATCAGATAATATAGAAGTAGAAGAAAACATACTTGATATGCTGTGGAGAAGACGCAGCTGCACAAAGTGGGCAGATTTTGAAACAATCGCAaatgatagaggatggaaggAGAACTCTAGAGAAGGGAAGTTTAGCGTTTTCCAAATAATGTCAGAGTAATTCCATAATTTTCTCTCTAAAGTCCCTTAAGTTCCGTGTTTTCGCTTCTAACTCTATTCTATCGCATCACCGACTAGTAAATGAGTTTCTCCTAGTGAACAAAATTGCCTCTTGCATATATGTATGTGGTGTCAAACAATTTGGTATAAGAAAGGGATGGAAATAGACATACATGCATAGAAAAGTGTGCATGTTGTCACAGAACAGTTACATATCAGAGCAGATatcattagaaataaaaaaattcttctacTCTGATCCCAAAGAAAGAGAGTCTAATACATGAGGAAGTACCAGAAGCATATTGGTCATCATAATTAGATTTCGTAATATATTGTATACTCAAATTAGACTTttcattataatattaataattgctTCTAAAAAAATCATGTTCTAGCATACTGAAACTATGACTCTCTTCATATATTAAGGAAGGATACAGACACTGTTACTGTCAGTTTGTTGTCCAGTAACTCAACTTACCAAGCTGGCAAGTTGTCCAATCAAAACAATCCCCAAATTTCCAGCAGCCAAGTAAACTAATCAGAGAGATTTTTAGAATCACCAAGATAATCATTGACAGGTgaaaatctttataaaatttatagaaCTTCAAAAATCTCTGCACTTATTATCCAACAAATGAATTTTTACCAGAATCATTTTAGTTACTTCCAAAAAATACATTACTCTCTAAAACTACTCCATCCAAAAAGACACTTAAAGGTACCATTTCTCAACTTATGTTCTTTATCCCCGCTAATTTTGTATGCTCCTTAACATTACAGGCCTATTCCTTTTGTAATGCTTGTTGAATAATCAATCCACATGATAGGCAGTTTACCTATGGTTCTTATTTTCCTCAGCTCAAATCTTATATCTTGGTGGTCTAAGAAGCAATTTTTGGTAGCTATGAAGCACCGACACAGACACCAGACACCACACTGACACTAACATCTTGGTGGTCTAAGAAGCAACCTTTGGTAGCTATGAAGCACAAACAAATGTACCAGACACCATACTGACACTAACATCAGTAATAATTTGACAAAAAGGAAGTGATTGAACGCAACAACATGTGTCGGTCTCGGACACCGGACACATCTTTAATTTGAAGTGTCCGTGTTATATGAGGTTGAACTTCACAGCTTGACTCTATCTGCAGTTAAATCACTTTCGGGTGTAATCTCTCTTTCATAAACTCCATGTTTCAATAGCTAGACCTATTGAATTTTGTGATATTTTTGGTCACTATGTTGGCTCTGCTCCACAGAACCAAAACATATGAAGCTTAATCTCTTCTTTGTTAGGAAAAAAAGGGTTCTCTCTACACTTCTTCATGCATGCCAAATACTTGCTCAAGatcaaaattattgattatCCTTAGGTAGTTGGGATAATTTTAACCAATTGCGTAAGCATCCGAGTCTATAATAAGACTTCACCTGATGTAATTCATGTATTCTTGTATCAGAATAACACATTCAGATTTCTTCTAAACTCTTTCTCTAACGATGCACACTACCAATAATCACCACATGAACATAACCCATCTGAGAACAGGTGAAATCGCTTTGTATCTCGGATAATGATAGTACGCTTTTCTACCATCGACACAAGTTTTACAGTGTTGTGACAATCACGGCATATTCttagattttttattataactaatgGCGTATCTGCTCTACTGACCAAAAGTCCGTATGCAAGAGCTATCTTCTCACTATGTTTGGTGATCATATCTATTTTCACCTCCTCACCAACATTATGGAGAATGGATTCTGTTTCAGGCACAAATCCAACCTCCCGAATTTTTCGCATAATCTCTTCCAactttttgtgtattttatgTGAATCAGGGTgagtgtaatcatcaacaaCGAAACGGTGGATTTTATTCCCATGTTCAATAAAACTACATCCAGGATTTCTAGTAAGAACTTTAGTTTTCATTAAAGTCCTTACTTTTGATGCATCACTCCATAAACCTGCAGCAGAATACATGTTAGACAGCATAATATAGTTTCTAGGGTCTGACGAATCTAACGCAATCAAATTCTTCGCGGCTTCCTTCCCTAGGTCAATGTTTCGATGAACCCTACAAGCACCAAGAAGGGCACCCCAGACTCCAGAATTCGGCTCGAACGGCATGTTCTTAATCAACTCATGAGCATCATTGAGTAGACCACAACGACCGAGAAGATCAACCATACATGAATAGTGATCCAATCGTGGTTGAACTTTGTAAACATCAGACATGATTTGGAAGTAGTATTTTCCTTCCTCGACAAGCCCTGAATGGCTACACGCACTTAACAAATGAGTAAAAGTAACATGATCAGGCACCATGCCTTCTTCTCTCACAATCCTTTCGAAGAACTCTATCGCTTCTTTACCGTGCCCATGCATCGCATAGCCTGCAAGCATTGCAGTCCGTGCCACTTTATCAGGCTTACGTACCTCCGCAAATACTTTACGAGAATCACTCAATCTCCCTAACTTTGAATACAAATTCAAAAGGGTAGTCACGATTGTTACATTTTCATCAAGACCACAAGTAAAGATTAAACAATGTACAGCCTCTACCAATCTTCCCAAAAGAAAATTTTCACAAGCTTGAAGCAAACTCACCATTGTAGCTTCATCAGGAAAAAAACCATTAACCCTCATCAAATCAAAACATTTAAAAGCCTCATTAACCATTCCATTTTGAGCACAAACAGCCACAATTGAATTCCAAGACACCATACTCTTCTCAGGCATTTCCCAAAACAAGTTGAAAGCagtttcaacaaaaccaaacTTCCCATACATATTAACAAGAGCATTAACAACCTTCACCTCAATCACCATACCCAATTTCACAACACAACAATGAACATAATAGCCTTCATCCTTTGCTTTCGCCAACACACAAGCTGAGATAACGGATATAAAAGTAAGCTCATTCAGTCTCATATCCAATTCTGAATCAGATTTCATCGCGCAAAACACACTCAAGCAGCAACCAAGTTGTCCACTTTTCGAAAACCCAGAAACCAAAGAGTTCCATGAGACAAAATCTTTGTTTGGCATTTCATCAAACAACAAATGTGCATCTTGGGTAGCACCCAATTTGAGGTAACAAGAAACCAATTGATCACCTATGAACCCATCTCGGTAATCAAGAGATTTGATCACATGGGCATGAATGATCTTGCAGATGGAAACAGATGAGGAAGATTTCAGAGCATACAGAAGAGTAGAGATAAAAGGGTCATAAGAGTGTGTGGAAACGGCATGGAATTGGAGAGAGGTTTGGGAGAGAAGTGAACAAAGAGGGTAAATAAATTCGAATGTTAAAAGTTTCGGTGGATGTTGTAGAAGCATGCAAGTCTTCAATGTGGTACTGATGAACCTAAACATCTCTAGTTTGAGTAGCCCATGAAACTCTTGATTTACTTTGAAATCCTTGTTCTCTAGAAGAGTTATAAAAtggaaattaatatattaaatattcatGAGACTCTCAATATGTgatgttatttttcttcttattttaaatactattaGAGACCATTTGATCAACAAGATacattagaaaaatataatataaaattaaataaagatatattattgttgaataagagaaaatgagataCATATAGTGAAACtgtgtgtctgaactacacaacggagtcaATTTTATATAGACTCAagataataatacaaaaataaatataagagatattatccctatttacatggtatgtaataaatataaatatattttcaacactccccctTAAGCTGaagcatataaatcatatgcatcaagcttgttacatatataactgattCGATGACCTATCAGGAACTTAGTGAATAATATGTCAATTGATCATTGGAATTAACAAAGCTATTGGTGATGTCGCTTGATTCGATCTTCTCCCTTACAAAGTGACAATCTATCTTAATAtgtttggtcctctcatgaaaaaccggATTAGAGATAATGTGCATTGttgcttgattatcacatattaatgttATTTGTGTTGTCTCTTCAAATTGAAACTCTTTGAGTAACTATTTCAACAAAATGAGCTCACAGGTCACTAATGTCATAAccctgtattcagcttcagcactagatcttgcaactacactttgtttcttactcttccaagatattaagtttcctCCTATAAGTATACAATACCTAGAAGTAGATAGCCTATCAATGGGTGAGTCTGCCCAATCAGCATCTAAATAACCAACTATATGAGTATGTCatttgttttcataaattagacATTTTCCTAGAGCACCTTTAGTGTATTTCAAGATTCATATTAGAACATCTCAGTGTTCTTGACAAAGAGAGTTTAAGAATTGGCTTACCACACTGACTGCAAAAGAAATGTCTGGACGAGTGATTGTGAGGTAGTTTAATTTaccaaccaatcttgtgtatcaccATGAATCTGGAAATTGTTCCCCGTGATTAGGTAGAAGTTTGACAGTTGGATCCATACTAGTGTCAACCGACTTGGCATTCAATAAACAtgtctcttcaagaatatccatggCATATTTCctttgtgaaattactaagtcgtccttagattgggctacctcaataccaagaagtagcggagcttgtcaagatctttagtttgaaactgaTGAGATAAATATTGTTTCAAATGGAGTATGCCCTGCTGATCAGTACCAGTTACgacaatatcatctacatcgacaatcaagtaaatgcacCCTTGGGTTGAGTGGCAATAGAAAAGAGAATGATTTCCTTCACTTCGAATCATACCAAATTGTTGCACTATTGTGCTAAATCtaccaaaccaagctcgaggagactATTTAAGACTATTGAGCTttgcggacctgacaactcGACCCACCCTAACCGACGCATGAttagataacaactcccaacttacaggttgacctacaatctataaccaaggctccacagcccccaaagaaagcccaaccaaagctctgataccacaatgtaacaccccgattttcaaagcgagggtatatttttttttcaaaagaaattaaaataaaaaggagaaataaataaggaaatacctttggataaataattgagtcattataatttacaaacagcggaagagtttctcaaaatatgaatccaaagtatttacacaacaacaatatcatatatggaacccattcaaataagatgtcatactgacaatattagtaaaggtacagttttccagttcaaaataacgtaatccaaaaaaacatatgttccctctatgtcatcctaatctgatcattcttcaaaaaaaactatagctatacaccctgagtgatctccacgcgccccgtgaggtcctcctaacatagctccagtcaagcattcccatctacattcccatccgtagggtacgaaccggtagggtcGTCCTAGCTTTCATCTGAGGACAAAgtccagatttccacaatagtattaaagggtcaccaaccaaaattaacagttaacacataacatttaaattttcaaatgcacaagataacctttcaacctagcatgcaccttaaaagggttttccatatgctaaaagttcatataatgcttgcaaaataaaaatgaaatcaaaataagtcttaaatcgaTCAGGCAAtaacaactggccaatccattgatgaaccaattgaacaatcgatcatctaactcaaaataaggatttccactgggccaatcgattgggaaatcgatttggatgaaggattttagtaaaaactgaactctgggcttaattcaatcgattgggaaatcgattgaatgaataattgAGCCCTTGTGTTGATGCCAATCGAGTTCCTGTCTtactgccaatcgatttccaaatcgattccgtaagaggttttgaaaaacatattgcaaaatcgattggcaaatcgttTTTGTCAAATTAGTGAAGTCCCTGCAaatcatcaaatcgattgggaaatcgatttccctgcttattcttccaaaaatacataaactaattcaatcacattcatacataactccaaatcttaacacttagcaattcccacacaatcaccacgacaaattggatttccaaatagttttacaatctatcacacttacacacgataatcaatacataacacttaatcataacttgattcaaacacgactcgtgtgccaagcac from Cicer arietinum cultivar CDC Frontier isolate Library 1 chromosome 5, Cicar.CDCFrontier_v2.0, whole genome shotgun sequence carries:
- the LOC101505319 gene encoding pentatricopeptide repeat-containing protein At5g40410, mitochondrial, whose translation is MFRFISTTLKTCMLLQHPPKLLTFEFIYPLCSLLSQTSLQFHAVSTHSYDPFISTLLYALKSSSSVSICKIIHAHVIKSLDYRDGFIGDQLVSCYLKLGATQDAHLLFDEMPNKDFVSWNSLVSGFSKSGQLGCCLSVFCAMKSDSELDMRLNELTFISVISACVLAKAKDEGYYVHCCVVKLGMVIEVKVVNALVNMYGKFGFVETAFNLFWEMPEKSMVSWNSIVAVCAQNGMVNEAFKCFDLMRVNGFFPDEATMVSLLQACENFLLGRLVEAVHCLIFTCGLDENVTIVTTLLNLYSKLGRLSDSRKVFAEVRKPDKVARTAMLAGYAMHGHGKEAIEFFERIVREEGMVPDHVTFTHLLSACSHSGLVEEGKYYFQIMSDVYKVQPRLDHYSCMVDLLGRCGLLNDAHELIKNMPFEPNSGVWGALLGACRVHRNIDLGKEAAKNLIALDSSDPRNYIMLSNMYSAAGLWSDASKVRTLMKTKVLTRNPGCSFIEHGNKIHRFVVDDYTHPDSHKIHKKLEEIMRKIREVGFVPETESILHNVGEEVKIDMITKHSEKIALAYGLLVSRADTPLVIIKNLRICRDCHNTVKLVSMVEKRTIIIRDTKRFHLFSDGLCSCGDYW